A window of Candidatus Hydrogenedentota bacterium genomic DNA:
ACTTCATCGGCTTCCACATCGGACCACGCGATCGTGCCCGCTTCGATTTCGGGCCACAGCGCATCTCTGAAGCTCACCATCGGGAGACCGTAGTGCGCTCCAATCGGCGCGTGCTGTTCCTGCGCATTCATGCCTTTGTTATTCATCATGAAAAGCAGCATTACCGCAGGACGATTGCGGGACTCCAAAATCTGTCGGACGACGCCTTCCAGCGTCTCCGCGAACGCAGGTGCATTGAGATCGTTTACTGCGTACTCTACCACGACAAAGTCTGGTTTCTTGGTCAAAAGATGATCGCCGACACGAAAAGCGCCGATATCCGATCCTGTCGCCCCGATACCTGCATTCACGTACTCGATTTGAGCCTGCGGAAATGTGTCGCGCCACCACTGAGCGATTCGGTCGCCATACCGGTTCTCGGGCTTGCTAGCCATCGCGCCTTGTGTGATGGAGCCGCCCAGCACACCG
This region includes:
- a CDS encoding SGNH/GDSL hydrolase family protein, giving the protein MKSRGASQVAVFIILFLSASAGWTEENALLSDSAALSRSVVSMGNPARLQRAFAKARRGEKVTVGVLGGSITQGAMASKPENRYGDRIAQWWRDTFPQAQIEYVNAGIGATGSDIGAFRVGDHLLTKKPDFVVVEYAVNDLNAPAFAETLEGVVRQILESRNRPAVMLLFMMNNKGMNAQEQHAPIGAHYGLPMVSFRDALWPEIEAGTIAWSDVEADEV